aggagaaagaggttaaATGAgtagtaggagaggggggaggatgataataataaagagaatagcaacaagaacatcaataatgataatgataataacaattgcaataacagCTACAGCGACAAtactaacgataaaaaataacaataataaataaataaaaaaaataacaataataaataaataaaaaaataacaataataaataaataaaaaaataacaataataaataaataaaaaaataacaataataaaaaaataaaaaaataacaataataataataacaacactaacataatgagggcgagaaagagcagaagaggcaatgaagaagaaaagaggaggcagaaaaggggtagaaagacgaaggggggggggggggaggggggaactaaGCGTAGCAGAGAAGTGCTTTTCCGTTCGCCAGTTGAGCTCCGACTCTTGCTAGGCGCGGGAGCCCGGCGGGAGCGTCTTCAGCCAGAGTCCCCCGTCACGTGtgtccaaagaaaaaaaaaaaaaaaattaccaatcgCTCAATTACACGAACGAAGAGCAATGACTCGTAACCCCTAGGCAACCAGCGTCCCGCTATAGGCGCCAGCCACCAAGGGGGCCATGAAAAACGGGTCTTTTGAAGGGAAGAGTCGCCGCCACTGCCACTCATGACCGCTCCCCGAAAGCAAACATGAACCGCGCAGCCCTCCGGAACTAGCGCGCAAACACAACCCGTTATATCCACGGTCCTGACGCCGAGAATTATGATCTGATAAACAAAGCTCGATTCGAATTAACATTGAAGCTGCagggtgttcatcatcatcataacaggtAAGGTTTGTGGCATTGCGTTAAGTCGGTTCGAGCAAGCTGCACGTGTCGGGTTTGATATATAAAGCACAGTGACGAGAGAGTGCTTCATCTACgggcatgtgtttttgtgtttgtgttcaataGGTGGAAAATCGTAAATATAGAGTAACCATTTTTATGAGACTAACAGTAACCAACTACTAAGCCCACTTGCCCTCTGTAACTGCCGGTATTTCTTAAATTTTCGAAAAGCAGTTtatattctattactattattactatttataattttacaataatggttatgataatactaataagaataacgttaataagaaaaaagtaataaaaaaaaaaaaaagctttccccccagaaatttcaaggaatgggtCCAGCACGTGAGATCAGGTAGGCCTAGTAGTCGACTCACTGATTACAGTCCGTGCACGTGAAGCCATCTATACgtacacaaaatatacaaaaaacaaaaaaacaaaaaacgaaagcggTGCATGTACACAGTGGGCTTAAAAATAACACGTTCTGTGACGCTAAAGGATTATTTCAGAAACAAACCTAATCCACAGAGTATAGTTCCATATTGTTCTAATTATGTCTAATCAGGGTTTATCTGTTGATGTTCTTTTATGCCTTCTATGGAAGCAACTCCTTCCTCAGCCGAGTGTCTCATCTCTGTAGTTAATGCCACGGATGCCGTTACAATGCACTGAGCTTCGTGCAACCGCAAGTGCTTCCGTGCGAGTCAAATGTTCGAGTCACTCTATATttcatttccgtctctctctctctctctctctctctctctctctctctctctctctctctctctctctctctctctctctctctctctctctctctctcctttttctatttcttttcatttctctccttctctatctcctctcatccGTCCTCCTCCACAGATGCGTCGGCGTTGTCCCTCCCCGGGCGCGGCCCAGCAGGTGCTCCTGGTCTCCGCTGTGGTGATGGCGCTCACCCTCTACTATCGCGCCCCTGCCATCGCCGTCCTCCATAGCGCCGCCCCTGCCGCTCGCGCCGACCAAGCCCCCCCTCCCGCAAGCACTGAGGCGCCGAGAGCGAAGGCGGCGGCGAGGAAGGGCGGCAGAACTGGCATCCGCGCAGGCTGGGACGACGAGGCGGCGGCGGACGGCGACTTCCCGATCTCGCTGGAGCGCGACACCGGCGGGGATTCCTTCGCCAGCAAGTTCATGATGGCGCTGGACTTCCtaacgaaggagaaggagcggAAGACGAAGGCGACGACGCACCCGCCGCCTCGTCCGTCGTCTGACCGCAGCCGTACGGCCAGCACGGTGCCTTGGAACCAGGACACCGGAAAGGAGACCAAACACACCGAGGGCACGAACCCGCAGCCGGACACCAAGGCGAACACGATTCCAGCCGCCAAGCCTGCCGTGAGTCCGGGCCCCCAGGCCCGCGCATGCCGTGTGGCCTTCCCGCCGCTGGATTTCTGCGAGTGCAAGAGGGAGATCCTGGCGCAAGGGGGGGCGGCGTGCCCTGCCACTGAGGGCGAAGGAGAAACGACCCCCCGTGACCTGCTGGCAGCCTTGAACCGCACGCTCGGCTCCTCCACCTGCAGTGACGCCGCCACGCTCAGGGGTGCCAACCAATCGGTGAGATAAAGTTTTTTGTTACTCAACCACCCAGTCCTCATTTTGCACTTTGCCGACGATGGCATGGCATGATGAAGGAACGGAGAATTATGTTTTTACAATTTTACCTTTGATGAACACCAAAAGTCAGTCAGTTGTGACCTAGtcattagataagaaaaaaaataaatatatatatatataataaagataacaataagaattacaaCAATACGGATAGCAGTATCATtgacaataatacagataatagcaataatccaataataaaggtaacaatgaAATAACTAACATATCAACAGCAATtccagcaataaaaataatgataccgatatcaacccgtacgtacatgccatgcccactgaaagtttacttgtttaattgttttaacacatagatggctacacttgtactaagtcaccagtgaaccAGTTATGAGTAATGtttctcgcccgttcacccttttcattgatttgcgaaaatattttaggttatcttattttgctgttacaaatgtttataacattatagtaattagaatgtttataataaaaataacaccatcgatattcatagcacttcgtgggcgtttttcccgccaattcaaggaaagataaaaaaaaaaaagttttccccattttctattcattttccccggcagcaatgggttaacacCACCAGGAAATACTTTAGCTATTCGATTtcaaagaagacaaaaacaaataatagtaataaaaaacatcaacaacgacTGACTGAcaccaataacataaaaaacaataacaacaacaacaatgaatactagcactaaaaataataacagtaataactataagtatacccccctcccaccctccctcccctcccttccatccctccctcccgcaggTGATCAGCTTCTCCCTCTTCGGCGCCTTCCCCAGCGAGTACCACGACGGGGTGCCGGTGGTGGTGGCGCGGGCGGCGGAGGCGTACCCTGGATGGGCGGTGAGGGTGTATCACGACCTCGACCTGGCGAAGGATCTCAGCGCAAGGGCGTGGGTGTGCTCCCTCGCCTGCAAGTTCCCTCACCTCGACTTCTGCTCCGTCGGGTCCTTGCcaggtgggtggtggggtggtgggtggtggtgggtggtgtttCGTGGGCGGTGGGTGGTGTTTCGTGggcggtgggtggtggtggtgggc
The sequence above is drawn from the Penaeus chinensis breed Huanghai No. 1 chromosome 17, ASM1920278v2, whole genome shotgun sequence genome and encodes:
- the LOC125033991 gene encoding uncharacterized protein LOC125033991 isoform X1; amino-acid sequence: MRRRCPSPGAAQQVLLVSAVVMALTLYYRAPAIAVLHSAAPAARADQAPPPASTEAPRAKAAARKGGRTGIRAGWDDEAAADGDFPISLERDTGGDSFASKFMMALDFLTKEKERKTKATTHPPPRPSSDRSRTASTVPWNQDTGKETKHTEGTNPQPDTKANTIPAAKPAVSPGPQARACRVAFPPLDFCECKREILAQGGAACPATEGEGETTPRDLLAALNRTLGSSTCSDAATLRGANQSVISFSLFGAFPSEYHDGVPVVVARAAEAYPGWAVRVYHDLDLAKDLSARAWVCSLACKFPHLDFCSVGSLPGIGDLRPTIGTIWRMAVLGDPFVHRFVIRDTDSPILQREVDAVKEWVDSGKCFHIMRDNAAHTMPIMGGMFGGCGFWHREVLERIRGTLFRFSRKASHANYFDQVNEVRFLWPTLKKNFIAHDSYLCNQFPGSRPFPTKRVNCTFVGMRKYRKDFKGDTVKVPCPVACRPPKHRDWEYC
- the LOC125033991 gene encoding uncharacterized protein LOC125033991 isoform X2, translating into MRRRCPSPGAAQQVLLVSAVVMALTLYYRAPAIAVLHSAAPAARADQAPPPASTEAPRAKAAARKGGRTGIRAGWDDEAAADGDFPISLERDTGGDSFASKFMMALDFLTKEKERKTKATTHPPPRPSSDRSRTASTVPWNQDTGKETKHTEGTNPQPDTKANTIPAAKPAVSPGPQARACRVAFPPLDFCECKREILAQGGAACPATEGEGETTPRDLLAALNRTLGSSTCSDAATLRGANQSVISFSLFGAFPSEYHDGVPVVVARAAEAYPGWAVRVYHDLDLAKDLSARAWVCSLACKFPHLDFCSVGSLPVFPHHARQRRAHHAHHGRHVRRLWLLASRGVGTHPGDTVPVLTQGQPRQLLRPGQRGAVPVANTQEELHCARLLPVQSVSGLSALPHQESQLHLRWHAEIS